Proteins encoded within one genomic window of Bradyrhizobium sp. AZCC 1719:
- the ggt gene encoding gamma-glutamyltransferase: MDIRTGRPVTLASNGMVTSPHSLASAAGIDMLRAGGSAIDAAIATSAVLAVVYPHMTGLGGDAFWLIHDGASGEIRYLNGGGKAAAAATLSSIEQRGLKEIPLRGIVPATLTVPGAVASWIEAHDVHGRLPLRRVLESAIGYARDGFPVTGRLASFIEMMRDDLLGDREAAALFFLQGAAARPGTKLTNTNLARTLQSIADGGWSGFYQGDVAAEMARVSEEKGGLFRLADFGRQKAIWGEPLAGRYRDVTIFNTPPPTQGFTVLEMLNLLEPHELHRKDFLGPDHLHLMVQAKQIAYHDRDQMLADPSFAEVPVERLISKEYARLRGRLIDGRSALKWDMVPSFGSLAGDTVYVAAVDRDGNAASLIQSLYGAFGSCRVAGNTGVILQNRGAYFSLDRNHPNRLEPGKIPLHTLIASMAKRDGKLWSVLGCMGADGQPQIQLQLYSAMVDFGLDIQEAIEAPRFLSGRFALGEVRDTLHIEGRFPTDAIDALAQRGHTINRWDPWNEMAGHAHGIVIDRRNGMLSGGSDPRSDGAAIGY, translated from the coding sequence TTGGACATTCGTACCGGCCGGCCGGTGACGCTGGCGTCAAACGGCATGGTGACGTCGCCGCATTCGCTGGCTTCCGCGGCAGGCATCGACATGCTTCGCGCCGGCGGCTCTGCTATCGATGCCGCGATCGCGACCAGCGCGGTGCTGGCCGTCGTCTATCCGCACATGACCGGTCTCGGCGGGGACGCGTTCTGGCTCATTCACGACGGCGCCAGCGGCGAGATCCGCTACCTCAATGGCGGCGGCAAGGCGGCAGCCGCGGCTACGCTTTCGTCGATCGAGCAGCGAGGGTTGAAGGAAATCCCGCTGCGGGGAATCGTGCCGGCGACGCTCACGGTGCCGGGCGCCGTGGCGAGCTGGATCGAGGCGCACGATGTCCATGGGCGATTGCCTCTGCGGCGCGTGCTCGAGAGCGCCATCGGCTATGCCCGTGATGGCTTTCCGGTCACCGGCCGCCTCGCCAGCTTTATCGAGATGATGCGCGATGATCTGCTTGGGGATCGCGAGGCCGCCGCGCTGTTCTTTCTGCAAGGTGCGGCGGCGCGGCCGGGGACGAAGCTGACCAATACAAACCTTGCCCGCACGCTTCAGTCGATCGCGGATGGCGGATGGTCGGGCTTTTATCAAGGGGATGTCGCTGCGGAGATGGCGCGCGTTTCGGAAGAGAAGGGCGGCCTGTTTCGGCTGGCCGATTTCGGCCGGCAAAAGGCCATCTGGGGCGAGCCGCTTGCTGGCCGCTACCGCGACGTCACCATCTTCAACACGCCGCCGCCGACGCAGGGCTTTACCGTGCTCGAAATGCTCAACCTCCTCGAGCCGCACGAACTGCACCGAAAGGATTTCCTGGGGCCTGACCATCTGCATCTTATGGTTCAGGCCAAGCAGATTGCCTATCACGACCGCGATCAGATGCTCGCCGATCCCTCCTTTGCCGAGGTGCCGGTCGAGCGACTGATATCGAAGGAATACGCGCGCCTGCGCGGCCGGCTGATCGACGGGAGGTCGGCATTGAAATGGGACATGGTCCCGTCTTTCGGCAGCCTCGCCGGCGACACGGTCTATGTCGCCGCTGTCGACCGCGACGGCAACGCAGCGTCGCTGATTCAAAGCCTGTATGGCGCATTCGGCTCTTGCAGGGTCGCGGGAAACACCGGCGTCATCCTGCAAAATCGCGGCGCGTATTTCTCGCTCGATCGCAATCATCCCAATCGCCTCGAGCCCGGCAAGATCCCGCTGCATACGCTGATCGCCTCGATGGCCAAACGCGACGGCAAGCTCTGGAGCGTGCTCGGCTGCATGGGCGCGGATGGCCAGCCGCAAATCCAGCTCCAGCTTTATTCCGCTATGGTCGATTTCGGGCTCGATATCCAGGAAGCGATCGAGGCGCCGCGGTTCCTGTCCGGCCGGTTCGCGCTCGGCGAGGTGCGCGACACGCTGCATATCGAGGGACGGTTCCCCACAGATGCGATCGATGCGCTCGCACAGCGCGGTCACACCATCAACCGCTGGGACCCCTGGAACGAAATGGCAGGCCATGCGCACGGCATTGTCATCGACCGGCGGAACGGCATGCTGAGCGGCGGTTCGGACCCGCGCAGCGATGGGGCGGCGATCGGTTACTAA
- a CDS encoding primary-amine oxidase, which translates to MIPTTPSVGTNADHPLDPLSEAEVALASEILRKEKRLGPHARFTHVQLEEPAKSDVLGWEPGVGLPRRAAATLFDCKTGATHVATVDLESESVTAWREYSTKAHPYGQPPITIEEVFKVGDIVKADADWRRAMKRRGLDDKDIELVQVDPFSAGYFDREVEKGRRLVSAVSYWRRDLKDNGYAHPIEGVVALVDLIENRIVHLVDEPDIIPIPKKSRNYDRASIPQTRKDVKPLDIVQKDGPSFTVEGWKVGWQNWSFRVGWTAREGLVLHQISFRDGALERPIIYRASVTDMIVPYADPTANHFWKCAFDAGEYGLGKLANALELGCDCLGHINYFDVPVADDYGKPGIMKNAICLHEEDYGILWKHYEFRNETFEVRRSRRLVISFFTTVGNYDYGFFWYFYQDGTIQLEVKLTGIIQTAAIAAGKDYPWGGMVAENLGGPTHQHFFNARLHMMLDGEGNTVTEHEFRPRPWGTDNPYGNVFDVTARTLSRERDAAREADGRTGRYWKISNPNRKNSVGGPTAYKLMAHSAPAMLAQEGCYMTSRGGFATKHIWVTRYAPDERYASGEFPNQHAGGDGLPKYVAQNRTIENQDIVVWHSFGATHVCRPEDFPVMPVEYVGFTLKPNGFFAENPAMDLPPNRNAASRDNRDKDSCCG; encoded by the coding sequence ATGATACCTACAACGCCATCTGTCGGCACAAATGCCGATCACCCGCTCGACCCGCTCAGTGAGGCCGAAGTCGCGCTGGCGTCCGAAATATTGAGGAAAGAAAAGAGACTCGGGCCCCATGCGCGATTTACCCACGTGCAACTCGAAGAGCCCGCCAAGTCCGACGTCCTCGGCTGGGAGCCGGGCGTTGGGCTGCCACGGCGGGCTGCCGCCACCCTGTTCGACTGCAAGACCGGCGCGACGCATGTCGCCACCGTGGACCTTGAATCAGAGTCCGTGACGGCGTGGCGCGAATATTCGACCAAGGCGCATCCTTACGGCCAGCCGCCGATCACCATCGAGGAGGTGTTCAAGGTCGGCGACATCGTCAAGGCCGACGCGGACTGGCGGCGCGCGATGAAGCGGCGCGGCCTCGATGACAAGGACATCGAGCTGGTTCAGGTCGATCCGTTCTCGGCTGGCTATTTCGACCGCGAGGTGGAGAAGGGCCGCAGGCTGGTCAGCGCCGTGTCATATTGGCGCAGGGATCTCAAGGACAACGGTTATGCGCACCCGATCGAGGGCGTGGTCGCGCTGGTCGACCTGATCGAGAACAGGATCGTCCATCTGGTCGACGAGCCTGACATCATCCCGATCCCGAAAAAGTCACGCAACTACGACCGGGCTTCGATCCCGCAAACGCGCAAGGACGTCAAGCCGCTCGACATCGTGCAAAAGGACGGCCCGAGCTTTACGGTCGAGGGCTGGAAGGTCGGCTGGCAGAACTGGTCGTTCCGCGTCGGCTGGACCGCGCGCGAGGGCCTCGTGCTGCACCAGATATCGTTCCGCGACGGTGCGCTCGAACGGCCAATCATTTATCGAGCCAGCGTCACCGACATGATCGTGCCCTATGCCGATCCGACCGCGAACCATTTCTGGAAATGCGCCTTCGATGCCGGCGAGTATGGGCTGGGTAAGCTCGCCAACGCGCTCGAACTCGGCTGCGACTGCCTCGGCCATATCAATTATTTCGACGTGCCGGTCGCCGACGACTACGGCAAGCCCGGCATCATGAAGAACGCGATCTGCCTGCACGAGGAGGACTACGGGATCCTCTGGAAGCATTACGAATTCCGTAACGAGACGTTCGAGGTGCGGCGGTCGCGCCGCCTCGTCATATCCTTCTTCACCACAGTCGGAAACTACGACTACGGCTTCTTCTGGTATTTTTATCAGGACGGCACCATCCAGCTCGAAGTCAAGCTGACCGGCATCATCCAGACCGCGGCGATCGCCGCAGGCAAGGACTACCCGTGGGGCGGCATGGTCGCCGAGAATCTCGGCGGCCCAACCCATCAGCACTTCTTCAATGCCCGCCTGCACATGATGCTCGACGGCGAAGGCAACACCGTCACCGAACACGAATTCCGCCCGCGGCCGTGGGGCACGGATAATCCATACGGCAACGTGTTCGATGTCACGGCCCGAACGCTCTCGCGCGAGCGCGACGCGGCCCGGGAAGCCGACGGGCGGACCGGGCGGTACTGGAAGATCAGCAACCCCAACAGGAAGAATAGCGTTGGCGGTCCGACCGCGTATAAGCTGATGGCGCACAGTGCGCCCGCGATGCTGGCGCAGGAGGGCTGCTACATGACCTCGCGCGGTGGCTTTGCAACCAAGCACATCTGGGTGACGCGCTATGCGCCCGATGAGCGCTACGCGAGCGGCGAATTTCCGAACCAGCATGCCGGCGGCGACGGTCTGCCGAAGTATGTCGCCCAGAACCGAACCATCGAAAACCAGGATATCGTGGTCTGGCACAGTTTTGGGGCGACGCATGTCTGCCGGCCCGAGGATTTTCCGGTGATGCCGGTCGAGTATGTCGGCTTTACGCTGAAGCCGAACGGCTTCTTTGCGGAGAACCCGGCGATGGACCTGCCGCCCAACCGGAATGCTGCGAGCCGGGACAACCGTGACAAGGATTCGTGCTGCGGCTGA
- a CDS encoding helix-turn-helix domain-containing protein: MPISVSTDPIRPTERQAFWTEAICRSFASIETKPLGSTVVSGHFEFVEIGDAKLVRFDSSPQCYTRDARLVSRAGSDEFMFDFQRRGRSAMVQAGNEGTIDPGYGVLYDARRPFEDRLFGPEQRAELLIATVPATPLLRSIPSAERLCAKPVPLSGTVARSIAAMVRNAISLPDAPGRQDEPDIVAFLSALLRLAAGESHQLTRPSLFRLIDTYLRANIAAVRPVPALAAEFGISERTFHRIFADRDTTFERHVLHLRVELLRNLLRQASLANISIARLAHQCGFADAAHAARAFKNKHGTTPRDFRASVPVRF, encoded by the coding sequence ATGCCGATCAGCGTCTCCACCGACCCGATCCGCCCGACGGAGCGTCAGGCCTTCTGGACCGAGGCGATCTGCCGGTCTTTCGCCAGCATCGAGACCAAGCCGCTCGGCTCCACCGTCGTCAGCGGCCACTTCGAGTTCGTTGAGATCGGCGATGCCAAGCTCGTGCGCTTCGACAGCAGCCCGCAATGCTACACCCGCGATGCCAGGCTGGTGAGCCGGGCCGGCTCGGACGAATTCATGTTCGACTTTCAGCGGCGCGGCCGCAGCGCGATGGTGCAGGCCGGCAACGAGGGCACGATCGATCCGGGATATGGCGTGCTCTATGACGCGCGGCGTCCGTTCGAGGATCGGCTATTCGGCCCCGAACAGCGCGCGGAACTGCTGATCGCAACCGTCCCCGCCACGCCGCTGTTGCGGTCCATTCCCAGCGCGGAGCGATTATGCGCCAAGCCTGTGCCGCTATCCGGGACTGTTGCGCGTTCGATTGCCGCGATGGTTCGCAATGCGATTTCCTTGCCCGACGCGCCGGGGCGACAAGATGAGCCAGATATCGTTGCCTTTCTGTCGGCTCTGCTACGTCTCGCCGCAGGCGAGAGCCATCAACTCACCCGTCCCAGCCTGTTCCGCCTGATCGATACCTATCTGAGGGCCAATATCGCCGCTGTCCGGCCAGTGCCGGCGCTCGCCGCCGAATTCGGCATCTCGGAGCGGACCTTCCATCGCATCTTCGCCGACCGCGACACCACGTTCGAACGACATGTCCTTCATCTGCGGGTCGAGCTGTTACGCAACCTGCTGCGGCAGGCTTCGCTGGCCAACATTTCGATCGCGAGATTGGCGCATCAGTGCGGGTTTGCCGATGCCGCTCACGCTGCACGCGCGTTCAAGAACAAGCATGGCACCACGCCGCGGGATTTTCGCGCAAGCGTGCCGGTTCGGTTCTAG
- a CDS encoding NAD-dependent epimerase → MPDQAILVTGAAGFIGFHVAQRLLQSGHRVVGLDNLNSYYDPQLKAARLAILRNDSRFQFEELDVADRVAIPALFARHRFPIVIHLAAQAGVRYSLQDPHAYVDANLVGFTNVLEGCRHHGCRHLLFASSSSVYGANRKLPFSVHDNVDHPISLYAASKKANELMAHSYSHLYGIPCTGLRFFTVYGPWYRPDMALFVFADAIVRGNPVKLFNGGRMLRDFTYIDDVTEALVRLIDRAPQVGQPGPGLDGIQDPGSSIAPWRIYNVGNNKPQELMLVLDILERELGRKANKELLPMQPGDVPTTYADVDDLVRDVGFRPATPIEDGIQRFAAWYRSYYDSNQAMAAS, encoded by the coding sequence ATGCCGGATCAGGCAATTCTGGTAACGGGAGCCGCGGGCTTCATCGGATTCCACGTGGCGCAACGGTTGCTGCAGTCGGGCCATCGCGTGGTCGGGCTCGACAACCTCAATTCATATTACGATCCGCAACTGAAGGCGGCCCGGCTCGCGATCCTGCGCAACGATTCGCGTTTTCAGTTTGAGGAGCTGGACGTGGCGGATCGCGTCGCGATACCGGCGCTGTTTGCGCGCCATCGGTTTCCCATCGTCATCCATCTGGCCGCGCAGGCGGGCGTGCGGTATTCGCTGCAGGATCCGCACGCTTATGTCGACGCCAATCTGGTTGGCTTCACCAATGTCCTGGAGGGATGCCGGCACCATGGCTGCCGTCATTTGTTGTTCGCATCCTCGTCGTCTGTGTACGGGGCCAACAGGAAGTTGCCCTTCTCGGTGCATGACAATGTCGATCACCCGATCAGCCTTTATGCCGCGAGCAAGAAGGCCAACGAATTGATGGCCCACTCGTACAGCCATCTTTACGGAATCCCGTGCACCGGCTTGCGCTTCTTCACGGTGTACGGCCCGTGGTATCGACCTGACATGGCGCTGTTCGTGTTTGCGGACGCGATTGTCCGCGGCAATCCGGTCAAGCTGTTCAATGGCGGCCGGATGCTTCGTGACTTCACCTATATCGACGACGTGACGGAGGCTCTGGTCCGCCTGATCGATCGCGCGCCGCAGGTCGGGCAGCCCGGGCCCGGGCTGGACGGAATTCAGGACCCGGGATCGAGCATCGCCCCTTGGCGCATCTACAATGTCGGCAACAACAAGCCGCAGGAATTGATGCTCGTACTCGACATCCTCGAGCGTGAGCTGGGCCGCAAGGCCAACAAGGAACTGCTGCCGATGCAGCCGGGCGACGTGCCGACCACCTATGCCGATGTCGATGACCTCGTGCGCGACGTCGGCTTTCGCCCGGCAACCCCGATCGAGGACGGCATCCAGAGGTTCGCGGCCTGGTATCGCAGCTATTACGACTCAAACCAGGCGATGGCCGCATCCTAG
- a CDS encoding UDP-glucose dehydrogenase family protein, translating into MHIAMIGAGYVGLVSGACFSDFGHQVVCIDSNAEKVASLDSGEMPIHEPGLAELVARNVGQGRLSFSSDLKSAVSGAEVVFIAVGTPSRRGDGHADLSYVYAAAREIAGVLPDRAVVVTKSTVPVGTGDEVERIIREENPDAKVAVVSNPEFLREGAAIRDFKHPDRIVIGTDDARARSVMAEVYRPLHLNASPILYTDRRTAELTKYAANSFLATKIAFINEIADLAEKVGANVQEVARGIGLDNRIGQKFLHAGPGFGGSCFPKDAMALIKTGQDNEAPVRIVETVVAVNDQRKRAMARKVANAFGGNIRGKSIAVLGVTFKPDTDDMRDAPSIPLITALQDMGAEVRVFDPVGMEQAKKVFENVTFCDSAYRCAKGCHALVIVTEWEQFRALDLKELSTIMACPVIVDLRNIYSPEEVRRNGFLYCGVGRPKAVAY; encoded by the coding sequence ATGCATATAGCGATGATTGGCGCCGGCTATGTCGGGCTGGTGTCAGGGGCGTGCTTTTCCGATTTCGGCCATCAGGTCGTCTGTATCGACAGCAATGCGGAGAAGGTTGCGAGCCTCGACAGCGGGGAGATGCCGATCCACGAACCCGGACTGGCCGAACTGGTGGCACGAAACGTTGGCCAAGGCCGCCTTTCATTTTCGAGCGATCTGAAATCGGCCGTCAGCGGTGCGGAAGTGGTGTTCATCGCGGTAGGCACGCCGTCACGCCGCGGCGACGGCCATGCCGATCTTTCCTATGTCTATGCGGCGGCGCGCGAGATCGCCGGCGTACTTCCCGACCGGGCGGTGGTGGTCACCAAGTCGACGGTCCCGGTCGGGACCGGTGACGAGGTCGAGCGTATCATCCGCGAAGAAAATCCCGACGCCAAAGTTGCTGTCGTTTCCAATCCCGAATTCCTGCGCGAAGGGGCGGCGATCCGCGACTTCAAGCATCCCGACCGGATCGTGATCGGAACGGACGACGCGCGCGCCCGCAGCGTGATGGCCGAGGTGTACCGACCGCTTCACCTCAACGCGTCCCCAATCCTCTATACCGATCGCCGCACCGCCGAATTGACGAAGTACGCCGCCAATTCCTTTCTCGCCACCAAGATCGCCTTCATCAACGAGATCGCCGATCTCGCCGAAAAGGTCGGCGCCAACGTGCAGGAAGTCGCGCGCGGGATCGGGCTCGACAACCGGATCGGCCAGAAATTTTTACATGCGGGGCCGGGCTTCGGTGGCTCCTGCTTTCCCAAGGACGCGATGGCGTTGATCAAGACCGGCCAGGACAATGAAGCGCCGGTGCGAATCGTGGAAACGGTGGTCGCGGTTAACGACCAGCGCAAGCGGGCGATGGCGCGCAAGGTCGCGAATGCGTTCGGCGGCAACATCAGGGGCAAATCCATTGCGGTGCTCGGCGTAACGTTCAAGCCGGATACCGACGACATGCGCGACGCGCCATCCATTCCGCTGATCACCGCGCTGCAGGACATGGGAGCCGAGGTGCGTGTTTTCGATCCCGTCGGCATGGAGCAGGCGAAGAAGGTGTTCGAGAACGTTACCTTCTGCGACAGCGCCTATCGTTGCGCGAAAGGATGCCACGCGCTCGTCATTGTCACGGAATGGGAGCAGTTCCGGGCGCTGGACCTCAAGGAGTTGTCCACCATCATGGCCTGTCCCGTGATTGTCGATCTGCGCAACATCTACTCTCCGGAGGAGGTGAGGCGGAACGGCTTTCTGTACTGCGGCGTGGGGCGGCCGAAAGCGGTGGCGTACTGA
- a CDS encoding FkbM family methyltransferase: MNTKQHVKELVKDAFPSIWLQWHFMKRPKSAERELSYLDKVIPDDAVTVDVGANCGLYTRRLARLSRQVHAFEPSQQMARLLRRTSARNVSVHEIALSDHDGDAELFIPQGEDGLVYGLASLEARADSSARLVSAHVPIARLDAVIDQDVAFVKIDVEGHELNVLNGAVELLERCQPVFLVEAEDRHRAEATRLVFEFFRNKSYRGFFLKDNDVIGVEQFDSRRLQDADALRPDGGRKNGQFYVNNFFFFPRHLDGESILSS, translated from the coding sequence ATGAACACAAAACAACACGTCAAGGAGCTGGTGAAGGATGCGTTTCCCTCGATATGGCTGCAGTGGCACTTCATGAAGCGCCCCAAATCGGCGGAGCGGGAACTGTCCTATCTCGACAAGGTCATTCCCGACGACGCGGTGACGGTCGACGTCGGCGCGAACTGCGGCCTCTACACGCGGCGGCTGGCGCGGCTTTCCCGGCAGGTTCATGCCTTCGAGCCTTCGCAGCAGATGGCGAGGTTGTTGCGCCGAACCTCGGCGCGCAATGTGAGCGTCCACGAGATCGCGCTGTCGGATCATGACGGCGATGCCGAGTTGTTCATCCCGCAAGGCGAAGATGGTCTAGTGTACGGCCTTGCCTCGCTGGAGGCACGAGCCGATTCATCGGCAAGACTCGTTTCCGCCCATGTGCCGATCGCGCGGCTCGACGCTGTCATCGACCAGGACGTGGCGTTCGTAAAGATCGACGTCGAAGGCCACGAGTTGAATGTGCTGAACGGCGCCGTCGAGCTTCTGGAACGCTGCCAGCCGGTATTCCTGGTCGAGGCGGAGGACCGCCACCGCGCCGAGGCGACCCGTTTGGTGTTCGAATTCTTCCGGAATAAATCCTATCGGGGGTTCTTCCTGAAGGACAACGACGTGATCGGAGTGGAACAGTTCGATTCCCGAAGGCTTCAGGACGCCGATGCGCTGCGGCCGGACGGCGGTCGCAAGAACGGACAGTTCTACGTCAACAACTTCTTCTTCTTTCCCCGGCATCTCGACGGCGAATCGATATTGAGCAGCTAG
- a CDS encoding mannose-1-phosphate guanylyltransferase/mannose-6-phosphate isomerase: protein MIEPRGRIVPVLLSGGAGSRLWPLSRETYPKQLLSLLGENTLLQQTALRVDDRSLFTDPMVIANAEHRFAIGEQLRAVGVDRPTIVLEPFGRNTAPAVAVAALLASEADPDAVILAMPVDHWVRDHAAFRAAISTGITAARYGRFVLFGVRPSSAATGFGYIRMGDELEAASPIRNVASFVEKPDLVTVERLLACDEHVWNSGIFLLPARQFIDELAHRAPEVLAACRKALTGATRDLDFLRLDERAFEACPTISMDYAIMEKTDNAVVVPATFDWSDVGSWSALWSMAEKDSSGNVVIGDAVVEDASGCYVRGDGQLVAALGVEDLVIATSPDVVLVTSRKRDQDVGKLVERLKANGHRSATQTHSVHRPWGYYQSIHAGERFQVKRITVNPGAKLSLQKHYHRAEHWVVVNGTAIVTRDDEEILLRENESIFVPLGCMHRLENPGKVPLNLIEVQSGAYLGEDDIVRVQDIYDRI from the coding sequence ATGATCGAGCCGCGCGGCCGTATCGTACCCGTTCTCCTGTCCGGTGGCGCCGGCTCGCGGCTGTGGCCGCTTTCGCGCGAAACCTATCCCAAGCAACTGCTCTCGCTGCTCGGCGAGAACACCCTGCTGCAGCAAACGGCGCTACGGGTCGACGATCGCTCGCTGTTTACCGACCCGATGGTGATCGCAAACGCCGAGCATCGTTTTGCGATCGGTGAGCAGTTGCGCGCGGTCGGCGTCGATCGCCCGACCATCGTGCTCGAGCCGTTCGGAAGAAACACCGCTCCTGCGGTCGCGGTCGCAGCGCTGCTCGCCAGCGAGGCCGATCCCGACGCCGTGATACTGGCGATGCCGGTCGACCACTGGGTGCGGGATCACGCCGCGTTTCGCGCCGCCATATCGACGGGCATCACAGCCGCGCGCTACGGCCGATTCGTTCTGTTCGGCGTGCGGCCTTCGTCGGCAGCGACCGGATTCGGCTATATCCGGATGGGCGATGAGCTGGAAGCCGCTTCTCCGATTCGTAACGTCGCCAGCTTCGTCGAGAAGCCGGATCTGGTGACGGTCGAGCGCCTGCTGGCCTGCGACGAGCATGTCTGGAACAGCGGGATATTTCTGCTGCCGGCGCGTCAGTTCATCGACGAATTGGCGCACCGGGCGCCGGAGGTCCTGGCCGCCTGTCGCAAGGCGCTGACGGGCGCAACCCGCGACCTCGATTTTCTCCGACTTGATGAGCGCGCTTTCGAGGCCTGTCCGACCATCTCGATGGACTACGCGATCATGGAGAAGACCGACAACGCGGTAGTCGTTCCCGCCACGTTCGACTGGAGCGATGTCGGAAGCTGGTCGGCCCTGTGGTCGATGGCGGAGAAGGATTCGTCGGGCAATGTCGTGATTGGCGATGCGGTAGTGGAAGATGCTTCGGGTTGCTACGTGCGGGGCGACGGGCAACTGGTCGCGGCGCTCGGCGTCGAGGATCTCGTCATCGCCACGTCGCCGGACGTGGTGCTGGTGACCAGCCGGAAACGCGACCAGGACGTCGGAAAGCTGGTCGAGCGCCTGAAGGCAAACGGCCATCGCTCGGCAACCCAGACCCACAGCGTCCATCGCCCCTGGGGATACTATCAGTCGATCCATGCCGGGGAGCGGTTTCAGGTCAAGCGCATCACCGTCAATCCCGGCGCCAAGCTGTCGCTGCAGAAACATTATCACCGCGCCGAACATTGGGTCGTGGTGAACGGCACCGCGATCGTTACGCGCGACGACGAGGAAATCCTGCTGCGCGAGAACGAGTCGATCTTCGTCCCCTTGGGATGCATGCATCGTCTGGAGAATCCCGGAAAGGTTCCCCTCAACCTGATCGAGGTCCAGTCGGGCGCCTATCTCGGGGAGGACGACATCGTCCGCGTGCAGGACATCTATGACCGCATTTGA
- a CDS encoding sugar transferase, protein MFDIAAASGALLFFAPLLIVIAVAIKLTSPGPVLFFQYRYGYRNRRFKIYKFRTMRADAGDVRGVRQTVQGDARVTPVGRILRKTSLDEIPQLINVIKGDMSLVGPRPHVPGMLAADLPYEHLVPYYFQRHTARPGITGLAQVSGCRGSTAEFGPAVSRIDYDLDYIERWSLRMDIMIIIRTIRKEFLSGSGF, encoded by the coding sequence GTGTTCGATATTGCTGCGGCAAGCGGCGCATTACTGTTCTTCGCGCCGCTCCTGATCGTCATCGCAGTTGCGATAAAGCTGACGTCGCCGGGCCCGGTGCTGTTCTTCCAGTATCGATACGGCTATCGCAATCGCCGCTTCAAGATCTACAAGTTCCGCACCATGCGCGCGGATGCGGGTGATGTGCGCGGCGTAAGGCAGACGGTTCAGGGCGACGCGCGCGTGACGCCGGTGGGGCGAATTCTGCGCAAGACCAGCCTCGACGAAATTCCGCAGCTGATCAACGTGATCAAGGGCGATATGTCGCTGGTTGGGCCGCGGCCGCATGTGCCGGGAATGCTGGCGGCGGATCTGCCCTACGAACACCTCGTGCCTTATTATTTTCAGCGGCATACGGCGCGGCCGGGCATTACCGGGCTCGCGCAGGTCAGCGGCTGCAGGGGAAGCACGGCCGAATTCGGTCCGGCGGTTTCACGGATCGATTACGATCTCGATTACATCGAGCGGTGGTCGCTGCGCATGGACATCATGATCATCATCCGCACGATCCGCAAAGAATTCCTGTCGGGAAGCGGATTCTGA